A genome region from Littorina saxatilis isolate snail1 linkage group LG16, US_GU_Lsax_2.0, whole genome shotgun sequence includes the following:
- the LOC138950036 gene encoding ankyrin repeat domain-containing protein 29-like produces MDTEKNDGRVTSVMSASCKGDADALENLLYGGVDVNSIDDSGNTALHEAVRQGHINVIQLLIAKGADIGASDRDGVTALHLAAHYGHTDVAEILIENGSGDATALLFASLQGHEEVVNTLLKHGAAINTTDTQGFTALYCASGLGHVEVANSLIQDS; encoded by the exons ATGGATACTGAAAAGAACGATGGCAGAGTGACATCTGTCATGTCAGCAAGTTGCAAAGGAGATGCAGATGCTTTGGAGAACCTTCTGTATGGAGGTGTTGACGTTAACTCTATAGACGATTCTGGCAACACAGCACTTCATGAGGCTGTCAGACAGGGCCACATCAATGTAATTCAGTTGCTGATTGCGAAAGGAGCTGATATAGGTGCTAGTGACAGGGATGGAGTTACTGCTTTACATCTTGCTGCTCATTACGGTCATACTGACGTAGCTGAGATCTTGATAGAGAACGGCTCTGGG GATGCCACAGCACTGCTCTTCGCGAGTCTTCAGGGCCATGAagaggtggtgaacactctgttgaaGCATGGTGCTGCCATcaacacaacagacacacagggtTTCACAGCACTGTACTGTGCGAGTGGTCTGGGCCATGTAGAGGTGGCGAACAGTCTGATACAAGACTCATAA